CGGATAAGACCAAGGCGTTCAAAAACGCGACGAACTTATACATCAGCCCAAATGTCAATCGTGAATTTATCGCTGACCTGTACTTTGAAATCACGGACAAGGATGTTGGCAGCCATTGTAGCAATCTTCGGGCCTGCTCCGTGAAACTCCAAAAAACCTCTTACAATAGTTGCGCTGCTGGGTTGACCTTGCCAGATTCGAGCCGCATCTCCTGAATACTGCTCTCGAATGTGCTGAATGGCTGAATAGAAGATACCCGCCATCGCCTCTTTCAGTCTATGAAGTGGTGAACCTTGGATGAATAGCGAGGTAACCTTCCCCTGCGAAAGAGATGCCAGATCATCAAATTCAAACGAGCCTAGCCTTTCTTTGAAGCGATAGGGCACTGACCAACACTTTTCTGCTTGCCATTGCCTATCCATCAAGCAAGCGGTAAAAAAGCGTGCGGATAATGTTCAATGTCATTCAAAAGAGCATCGGCAACTGAATCACCAGTGAACAGATTAGTCTCGCGAGGTTGCGACAGTAGTTCTTCGCTACGCTTTTTGAGAATGCCATGAATGGCTTTTGCGCTCATCATCAAAAAGAGGCTGAAGTGACCTGCCCCGTAGGCACGCTAACGGCCTAGGCTTAACCTGCGGTGAGCCGAGCACAGCGAGGCGAAGCAGTCAGGTGCAAGCGCTTGTTAGCCCGCCGCTTCTCCCAAATTATGCAAACTCCGCAATGGCTACTTGTCGCTTCCTTGCAAGACTGTGACGATGTAGTTTGATACGCTCAATCCCATGCAGCGTTTCTGCCGTGAAATAACTCTCGCCACAATGCGGACAAGCGACCAAGGGAATATTTTCGATCACAAGCAGATCATCACCCTTGCCATAAC
This window of the Blastocatellia bacterium genome carries:
- a CDS encoding YgiT-type zinc finger protein; this encodes MICEICGKEGARIRYVTRSYGKGDDLLVIENIPLVACPHCGESYFTAETLHGIERIKLHRHSLARKRQVAIAEFA